TGGCGGGGCTATCTGGCGGTGGGGCTGGGCAGTGGCCTGGGCGCGGTGCTGCGCTACCTGGTCTCGCTGGGCGTGCTGCAGGGGCTCGGCAGCGCCTTCCTGTGGGGCACCCTCGCCGTCAACCTGGCCGGTTCCTGGCTGATCGCCGCCTTCGTCGCCCGGGCCTCCCATCGCATCACCGGGCGCGCCGCCCGCTGGCAGCCCTTCCTGGTCGCCGGCTTCTGCGGCGGCTTCACCACCTTCTCGCTGTTCGGGCTCGAGACGCTCTACCTGCTGGAGGCCTCGCGCCCCTGGCTGGCCCTGGCCTACGGCCTGGGCAGCGTGCCGCTATGGCTCGCCGCCGCCTGGTGGGGGCAGCGGGTCGGGCGCCCGACCCGCTGAGGCGCGGCCCGGCGGCTCAGGAGGAGGCCTTGCGGCGCTTGCCCCTGGGCTTGGCGGCGTCGGGCGTCGGGGCATCCCGCGGCGGGGCTTCTCGCGTCGCGGTGCCGTGACCGGGGAAGTGCGCGCGGACCAGCTCGAGCAGGCCCTGGGTGGAGCCGTCGAAGTCCTGGCTGTGCTCGTCGATGCGCTCGCTGATCTCGCCGGCGATGCGCTTGCCGAGCTGCACGCCCCACTGGTCGAAGGAGTTGATGTTCCAGATCACCCCCTGGACGAACACCTTGTGCTCGTACAGCGCGATCAGCGCGCCGAGGTTCTTCGGCGTCAGCTCGTCGAGCAGCAGGGTGCTGGAGGGGCGGTTGCCCGGGCAGCTGTAGGGGTCGAGGTCGCTGCCGCCCTGGCTGCCCTCCATGAAGGCGTTGGCCTGGGCCAGCATGTTGGTGAGCAGGGCGAAGTGATGGTCCTCGACGCCCGGTTCCGGCTTCAAGGAGGCGATGAAGTCGATGGGCACGTAGCGGGTGCCCTGGTGGAGCAGCTGGAAGAAGGCGTGCTGGCCGTTGGAGCCGGTCTGGCCCCAGACGATGGGCCCGGTCTTGTAGTCCACCGGGCGGCCGAAGATGTCCACCGACTTGCCGTTGGACTCCATGTCGAGCTGCTGGAGGAAGGCCGGCAGCTGATGCAGGGCCTGGTCGTAGGGCACGATGGCCTGGGTCTCGGCGCCCTGGAAGTTGATGTACCAGATGCCGATCAGCGCCATCAGCACCGGCATGTTGGCGGCGTTGGGCGCGGTCAGGAAGTGCTGGTCCATGGCATAGGCGCCCTCCAGCATCTCCATGAAGCCGTCGAAGCCGATGGCCAGGGCGATGGGCAGGCCGATCGACGACCACATGGAATAGCGCCCGCCGACCCAGGCCCAGAACTCGAAGACGTTCTCCTCGCGGATGCCGAAGGCCATGGCCGCCTGGCGGTTGGTGGAGGCGGCGACGAAGTGGGCGCCGACGTCGGCGTCCTCGCCGGCCTGTTCCAGGAACCAGCGCCGGGCGGTCTTGGCGTTGAGCAGCGTCTCCTGGGTGGAGAAGGTCTTGGTGGAGACGATGAACAGGGTGGTGGCCGGGTCGAGGCGCGACAGCACCTTCTGGATATGGGTGCCGTCGACGTTGGAGACGAAGTGGAAGTTGAGCTCGGGATGGCGGTACTTGAGCAGCGCCCGGCAGGCCATGTTGGGGCCGAGGTCGGAGCCGCCGATGCCGATGTTGACGACGTCCCTGATGCGCTGGCCGCTGTGGCCCTTCCATTCGCCGCTGCGCACCGCCTCGGAGAAGCGCTGGATCTGCTCGCGGGTGCGGTGGATCTCGGGCATCACGTCCTGGCCGTCGACCATCAGCGGGCCCTCGCCGAGGTTGCGCAGGGCGGTGTGCAGCACCGGGCGGTCCTCGGTGACGTTGATGATGTCGCCGGAGAACATCTGGGCGCGGCGCTGGACCAGCGCCGAGTGGTCGGCCAGCTCGAGGAGCGTGTCGAGCACGGCATCGGAGATGAGGTGCTTGGAGTAGTCGAGGAAGAGCCCGCCGACGCGCAGGCTCATCTTGTCGAAGCGCCGGGGGTCGGCGGCGAAGTAGTCGTGGATGCGGTCCTGCGCGGTCTGGGCCTGGAGCTGCTTCAGCGCCTGCCAGGTGACGCTGCGGGTGAGCTGGAACATGCGGTGTCCCTCTCGTTGTTGTCGTGTCGTCGGCGAAGGTCGGTATCAGGTGCTGCTGCGATCGGTGATCCAGGCCCCGGCATCGGGGATGCTCATCTCGTAGTCCTGGTCGAGCCAGGGAGAGCTGATCAGGAAGTCGGCGCTCGCCGGGTTGCAGGCCACCGGGATGTTCCACAGGGCCGCCAGGCGCAGCAGGGCCTTGACGTCGGGGTCGTGGGGCTGGGGGGCGAAGGGATCCCAGAAGAAGATCAGCAGGTCGAGGCCCTGCTCGGCGATGCGTGCGCCGATCTGCTGGTCGCCGCCCAGCGGGCCGCTCATCAGGGGCTCCACCTCGAGCCCCAGCTGCGCGGCGATGCGGGTGGCGGTGGTGCCGGTGCCGACCAGCCGGTGCCGGGCCAGGGTGTCCTGCCAGCGTTCGGCCCAGTCGAGCATCTCGTCCTTCTTGCCATCGTGGGCGATCAGGGCGATGCGCTTGCGGGCCGGCAGGGTGCGGCGGACGTCCCGCCGCGGACGGATCTCACTCATGCTGTGTCTCCACCTCGAGGATCCTCAGGGTGTTGGTGCCGCCATGGGCGTTCATGTGGTCGCCGCGGGTCAGGATCACATGATCCCCCGGTTCGGCGATGCCCCGGGCCACCAGCCGCTCCAGGGCGCGGTCGTTGAGCTCGGTGGCGGCCATCTCGCTGGTGTCGAAGGGCAGCGAGATGACGCCACGGTACAACGCCATGCGCCGCTGGGCGACGGGGTTGTGGGCCAGCCCGACGATCGGCAGCCCCGAGCG
The Halomonas sp. M4R1S46 DNA segment above includes these coding regions:
- a CDS encoding fluoride efflux transporter FluC — protein: MTSWRGYLAVGLGSGLGAVLRYLVSLGVLQGLGSAFLWGTLAVNLAGSWLIAAFVARASHRITGRAARWQPFLVAGFCGGFTTFSLFGLETLYLLEASRPWLALAYGLGSVPLWLAAAWWGQRVGRPTR
- the pgi gene encoding glucose-6-phosphate isomerase, whose translation is MFQLTRSVTWQALKQLQAQTAQDRIHDYFAADPRRFDKMSLRVGGLFLDYSKHLISDAVLDTLLELADHSALVQRRAQMFSGDIINVTEDRPVLHTALRNLGEGPLMVDGQDVMPEIHRTREQIQRFSEAVRSGEWKGHSGQRIRDVVNIGIGGSDLGPNMACRALLKYRHPELNFHFVSNVDGTHIQKVLSRLDPATTLFIVSTKTFSTQETLLNAKTARRWFLEQAGEDADVGAHFVAASTNRQAAMAFGIREENVFEFWAWVGGRYSMWSSIGLPIALAIGFDGFMEMLEGAYAMDQHFLTAPNAANMPVLMALIGIWYINFQGAETQAIVPYDQALHQLPAFLQQLDMESNGKSVDIFGRPVDYKTGPIVWGQTGSNGQHAFFQLLHQGTRYVPIDFIASLKPEPGVEDHHFALLTNMLAQANAFMEGSQGGSDLDPYSCPGNRPSSTLLLDELTPKNLGALIALYEHKVFVQGVIWNINSFDQWGVQLGKRIAGEISERIDEHSQDFDGSTQGLLELVRAHFPGHGTATREAPPRDAPTPDAAKPRGKRRKASS
- a CDS encoding methylglyoxal synthase, whose amino-acid sequence is MSEIRPRRDVRRTLPARKRIALIAHDGKKDEMLDWAERWQDTLARHRLVGTGTTATRIAAQLGLEVEPLMSGPLGGDQQIGARIAEQGLDLLIFFWDPFAPQPHDPDVKALLRLAALWNIPVACNPASADFLISSPWLDQDYEMSIPDAGAWITDRSST